The proteins below come from a single Necator americanus strain Aroian chromosome V, whole genome shotgun sequence genomic window:
- a CDS encoding hypothetical protein (NECATOR_CHRV.G20009.T2) — MSTSDSTLDLIYRDKYDDASFMCTFYIILGFTSAACNIVNLIVIFSSRLLRKKFVYLAAVNVGELIGAISYILVGFGRRGELMRGTLFTSATVTECFTEKFWPHAMIIGRELPAYTMILTSYERFLAVLRPMKYRMFFHQKQKLLLLLLVPLMGSISILVAYLSVYYEGERTVSSRYCFIIDSTAHWYSTFHFVIVVVAYFASFMSFVAAWKISRRLANADVVGKNHDLGLWMAISASSTLLMLQPSIVMIFKLWTSIEFSDVIIAITYAAPGFLSIANTLMNFIFHDQFRKHFISCVRSHLSEVGIVTIVPRHDSHKILHSVRTITEENQR; from the exons ATGAGCACATCAGATTCTACACTCGATCTTATCTACAGAGACAAATACGATGATGCTTCTTTCATGTGCACCTTTTACATAATCTTAG GGTTCACCTCGGCTGCATGCAACATCGTCAATCTCATCGTAATATTTTCAAGCAGATTGCTCAGGAAGAAATTTGTATATCTCGCTGCTGTGAATGTTGGAGAACTAATCGGTG cTATCAGTTACATTCTTGTTGGATTCGGACGTAGAGGAGAACTTATGCGAGGCACTTTATTCACAAGCGCTACTGTGACCGAGTGTTTCACGGAG aaattttggcCACACGCAATGATAATCGGTAGGGAACTACCTGCATACACAATGATTTTAACTTCATACGAACGATTTTTGGCTGTACTTCGACCCATGAAGTACAGAATGTTCTTCCATCAAAAACAGAAGCTTTTGCTACTGCTCCTTGTTCCCCTAATGGGATCG ATTTCCATTCTGGTTGCATATCTTTCGGTGTACTACGAAGGAGAACGAACTGTCAGTTCACGCTATTGCTTCATCATTGATAGTACAGCACATTG GTACTCCACCTTCCATTTTGTCATCGTTGTGGTTGCTTATTTCGCATCGTTCATGTCGTTTGTTGCAGCGTGGAAGATCAGCAGG AGGCTCGCCAATGCTGATGTAGTGGGGAAGAACCATGATTTAGGACTTTGGATGGCGATATCAGCATCATCCACGCTTCTAATGCTTCAGCCATCCATCGTAATGATATTTAAGTTGTGGACTTCCATTGAGTTTAGCGATGTCATTATCGCTATAACTTATGCAGCACCCGG TTTCCTTTCTATCGCGAATACTCTTATGAACTTCATATTTCACGATCAGTTCCGGAAGCACTTTATTTCCTGCGTCAGATCACA TTTGTCGGAAGTTGGTATCGTAACTATCGTTCCGCGACATGATTCACATAAAATATTACATAGTGTTCGTACTATTACTGAAGAGAATCAACGTTAA
- a CDS encoding hypothetical protein (NECATOR_CHRV.G20009.T1), whose amino-acid sequence MRGTLFTSATVTECFTEKFWPHAMIIGRELPAYTMILTSYERFLAVLRPMKYRMFFHQKQKLLLLLLVPLMGSIQLKIDVSTWFVEFGQLLFCLTDGRCCENDVISEAK is encoded by the exons ATGCGAGGCACTTTATTCACAAGCGCTACTGTGACCGAGTGTTTCACGGAG aaattttggcCACACGCAATGATAATCGGTAGGGAACTACCTGCATACACAATGATTTTAACTTCATACGAACGATTTTTGGCTGTACTTCGACCCATGAAGTACAGAATGTTCTTCCATCAAAAACAGAAGCTTTTGCTACTGCTCCTTGTTCCCCTAATGGGATCG attcagctgaagattGATGTATCCACATGGTTTGTCGAGTTCGGTCAGCTTTTGTTCTGCTTGACTGATGGTAGATGTTGtgagaacgatgtcatcagcgaggCTAAATGA
- a CDS encoding hypothetical protein (NECATOR_CHRV.G20010.T1): protein MDSGQIPTKGFYTLSPVFELYGPLHGRGDCMRCFSPTWIRMPTPCRSFDVNCCEEKTGRVWINTTDNVFKLCLYSDNKC, encoded by the exons ATGGATAGCGGCCAGATCCCGACAAAAGGATTCTACACATTATCGCCCGTCTTTGA ACTTTATGGACCGCTTCATGGCCGTGGCGACTGCatgcgttgcttttcacccaCGTGGATCCGTATGCCTACTCCTTGCAGATCATTCGATGTGAATTGCTGCGAAGAAAAGACGGGAAGAGTTTGGATTAACACCACAGATAACGTTTTCAAATTGTGCCTGTATAGTGATAATAAATGCTga